The nucleotide window attgtaagtcgctttagataaacgtgtcaggtaaatgcaatgtcatgtaatgtaattgacgtgagtgttttgaacactgttattttatttttgattctctGAGAAGTATCGTGTTGATCTGTGGCGCACTCATAACGtgcagggctggagtgactttcgctgttgggactcgggtttgagtccagcatgaacttttttgttattttcatgtcgatggacactgaatattatgtagttggaatagaagattcctaatattgtttgccgagaccaagattaatgacccatcagcattttaaagtctaaatatccctgcacatgcagcaatgacatttctgctgctatctttgcaaaacgagttaacagtcacatgtgatctggatgagtgctgcagaatgccgtttttataagggatgtatatgtgtgtgtctttcatattaaacatgatcgctggtagatagccacagaagatgtaacacagtttaatctgggcggatcccattttccctgggcgaatcacagtttacctgagagggtcacagtttacctgagagggtcacagtttaacacagctgaagacttctccacgctgctttcaaactctgagtaaacaacgtacgcttcactgggaggctgtctgCAGGTGTACacgtctcagatggacttggtatcacattaggaacgatattcagtgataattcgggcaacaatagctggttttaaggatttattcgagcggatcacagcttaacacagctgaagacttctccacgctgctttcaaactgtgagtaaacaacgtgtgcttcacttggaggctgtctgaaggtgtacacaggtctcagatggacttggtatcacattaagaacgatattcagtaataagtctgccaacaatagctggtttaaatgatttattggagctcgcaatgttttgaacagacatgcccatgtcaactcgtttttctttttgtagtcctcgctgttcgcgtccggatatcgccatcgtaaccacaacctcacacactggtactgaatgtgcatcaaagtgttcctatccagccaaatataccaaaagatttatgtaaacgacagaagaagcgatcgaaatgtgtatttcagtcgaaggccacgcctccacatctgtcaaccagttgatcggggaaccagttaaaccggaacaccggctacatcctgttatcttcaaggacgagATGTGGGGCCCTGATCCTCACCAgacgcaactgtcttgtgagaaaaccagttaaaacaggtaattagaaaaagggagtatggccctggcctgaccttggctaaaactgtgtgttgctgggcagaaaaggcagactgcagcacagagagcaccaaaggtgggggcttcacagcaaacactataaagaaaaagatatattcagaattcggcactcacttcaactgggatctcacactgacgagcctgtcacggtgggaactcaagaaggagtccaaagcgctttgtggtatagtacggattgatatatctttgttgaactgtgtaataaagtgcttatttgaagaaacaattcattggagtgcaaagtctagtttttgtacagctaacagagaatagtgtctaggacacaattccttttccctcagaactaagaaaggtcatcggcagatccggacggcgaccccgctctggccatatccaaacgatctgcgcggaggacggacctggtccggtagactccaacattACTATCAAGGTTATTAAACCAAGTTCTATAACAAACATGACTCGTTTATGAGAACGTCAAACATGGTGTCAGAAGTCAAGTCTCCGGAGTTTTTTACGGTGGATTTTTCACGTCTGGGTGACGTTTGAGAGGACAACTAAGCCTGCTCCAACACGACGCAtgcagctaagctaacatggcgGAAGGATTCCGGAGACCCGACCCACTCGTCTTTGACGGTAACATCGCAGAGAACTGGCGAGTATTCGAACAGGAATATGACATTTTCATCGCGGCGGCACACTATGACAAGCCAGCACGGACACGAGCATACATTCTCCTCAATATAGCGGGATCAGAGGCCATCGAGCACGAGAGGTCTTTCGTCTATGCGGCTGAAGTGAGGGGTCCTGGCGAGGATGCGCCCATCATCACTCATGCCGAGTCTAAAGAAGACCCGGAGTGTCTAAAAAGGAAATGTAGGGAGATGTGTAACCCTCAAACAAATGTCACTATGGAAAGACACAAGTTCAATACAAGGAATCAAAAAATCGGTGAGTCAATTGAATCGTATGTCAGTGCTTTAAGGATCAAGGCAAAGAGCTGCAAATTTGGGAATCTCTATGAAGAACTAACCAGAGATAGACTGGTCTGTGGTATCAGTAATGACAACTTAAGGAAAGTGCTCCTGAGAGACTGATTTAACACTAATCAAGGCTGTTAACATATGTCAGATCCATGAGATGACTGAAGAGCACAATAAAACGCTAGCTATGCCACAGCACTCTGCCACAAATGTGGATTCAGTTCAGACTTACCAGAGAGGAACACGAAAATACGACAACAAAAGGAAACCTCAGGCAAATGGAGCTAGCTCTATTTCCAACTGCTACAACTGTGGAGGTAGTCATGCAGCAAAGAGGGACAACTGTCCAGCaaatggtcaacagtgtcatacCTGCAAAAAGTGGAATCATTTCAAGAAGTGTTGCAATTCCATACAACAAGCATATAACAAGCAAGGGCCCAGGAGGATAGTTCATCAACTAGAACCTGATCAAGCTGATACAACTACAGATGAAACATTCTATGTTGACGGCGTAACACTGCAAGTAAGTGTTGACGCAACTGATGCACAGATCGATAAAAATGATGAGGCTTTTGTCACAGTGCAAATCAATGACAATGTAGTCGAGATGAAAGTAGACACTGGTGCGAAGTTCAATGTTATGTCAAAAATGTCATTCAATGTGATAAAAGGAGATGAAAAAATACAGACGTGTTTTAAATCCACTAATCTTGTTGCATATGGTGGTAGCAAAATCAAAACTGCGGGCGTAGTCAGACTGCAGTGCCACCTAGTGGGAAAAGTCCACACACTGCCATTCTACATTGTGGAAGAGGATGTCCTGCCACTGCTTGGGCTACGAGCGTGCAGATGGATGGGACTATTTTCATTCAGTGAAGCAGTTCATCAATTAAGCCCCACTGACGATGATTTTTCAGTTGAGATCCAAACAGAATACAGCGATCTCTTCTCTGATGAGCTTGGAAAGCTACCTGTGACGTACTCCATGACTCTCGACCCAGATGTAAAACCAGTCGTTCGTCCTGCACATCGCATACCTGTGGCTATGAAAGACAGAGTCAAAGCTGAACTCGACAAGATGCAGGAACTGGGCGTCATCATTCCTGTCTCAGAGCCCACTGATTGGGTGTCCTCTATGGTAGCCACTAGCAAAAAGGACAAACAAGAAATCAGGATATGCATCAATCCAAGAGACTTGAACACGGCTCTGAAAAGACCACACCATCCTATGCGTACTGTGGAAGAAGTCGCCACACACATGTCAAAAGCAACTATGTTTTCTGTATTAGATGCAAAGAGATCTTTTTGGCAGATTCCACTCGACCATAAGTCTTCCATGTTAACCACTTTCAGCTCCCCTTTTGGTCGTTACAGATTTCTAAGAATGCCATTTGGAATCAATTCTGCCAGCGAGGTGTTCCAGCGCTCCATGGAACAGATTTTCGACGGATACCCCTGTGAAATAATCGTTGATGATATCATTATTGCAGGTAAAGATGTTGCAGAGCACGATGCCAACCTGAGAAAAGTGCTCAACAGGGTCAGGGAGGTAAACTTAAGGCTTAACCCCCTCAAGTGCAAGTTCAGGCTAAGCCAAGTCGGctatgtcggccatgttttcaccAGTGAAGGACTCAAAGCAGATCCTTCCAAAACAAGTGCTATTAAGGAGATGCCAGTGCCAGCAGACGTCCCAGCCTTACAAAGATTTCTGGGGATGGTCAACTATCTTGGAAAGTTCATACCAAACTTCAGCCAGCTATCAGCTCCACTACGGCAGCTCACACATAAAGACACAGAATGGACATGGCAcgaacagcagcagaaagcttttgaagatTTAAAGAAACGCATGTCTTGCCCACCGGTGTTGCTATACTACGACGTTGACAAGCCAGTGACACTTACCTGTGACGCTTCACAGTACGGACTCGGTGCAGCGTGTTTGCAGGAAGGAAAACCTGTAGCGTATGCTTCGCGTACACTAACTGAAATAGAAACCAGATATGCTCAAATCGAAAAAGAGTTGTTGGCAGTGGTCTTTGCATGTTCAAAATTCAATGACTATATCTATGGTAAACCAGTCACTATTGAAACAGACCACCAGCCCCTCGTCACCATACTAAAAAAGCCCATACACACAGCACCTGCAAGACTACAAAGAATGATGCTACGACTACAAAAGTACGACATCACTCTTGTGTACAAATGTGGAAAGCAAATGTTCCTGGCTGACACTTTGTCGCGAGCTCCCCGCAGCTCCACAGTTCAGCAAGCTGAAGAAGAGGACAACTTCGACGTGATGACTGTTAACTACATATCTTCTTCTCGCTTAGAAGAGTTAGAGAGGCACACCGCTGAAGACATGACTCTGCAAACACTCAGCACCACTATCAGACACGGGTGGCCCGCTAAACAGCATAATCTTCCACATGCCATTAGACCGTATTTTCCTTTCAGAGACGAACTGATTGTTGAAAATGGAGTCATAATGAAGGGTCACAAAGCAGTTATTCCTCTGTCACTACAGAAAGAATACATCAGCATCAtgcacagaggacatcctggcgAAGAAGCTACAAAGCGGAGAGCACGTGGCATTGTTTTCTGGCCAACTATGACAGACAACATTCACACAGAAATACAGTCATGCTCTGTGTGCAACAGCACAAAACCACACCAGCAGAAAGAACCACTCCATCTGCATCCAGTTCCAGACCTGCCGTGGTCAACTGTAGCAACTGACATCTTTGAGTGGCACAATCAGCAATACTTAGTGCTAGTGGACTCATATTCAGGCTGGTATGAGATCGACATGCTTCGTGATATCACTGCAGCAACAGTCATTGCAAAGCTGAAAAGACATTTCTCAGTTCATGGAACACCTCACACCCTCATGTCAGACAATGGGAGGCAGTTTACTAGCCAGCGCTTTAAAGACTTTGCTTCACAGTGGGACTTCCCTCATATTACCAGCAGCCCTGAGTATCCCCAGTCCAACGGGCTAGCTGAACGAGCTGTGCGCAGTGCTAAGCAGctcatggagaaatctcatagaGATGGAACTGATGTTTTTCTCAACCTATTAAACATCAGGAATGTACCACGTGACGCAAAATTAGGATCTCCTGCACAGAGACTGATGTCGAGACAAACACGTACAACACTCCCAGTCTCGGTGAAGCTGCTTGAGCCACACATGCGTCATCCACAAGAGGTAAAAGCCCAGCTTCTAAACAAGAGGCTGTATCAAAAACAGTGCTATGATAAGTCAAGCCGACCACTACAACCTTTGatggaaggacaggttgttaggaTGCAGACCCCACAAGGTTACAACAGGACTGGAATGATTCAAGAGATTTGCAAGGAACCCCGGTCATACGTCGTCCACTCAGACGGGAAGCTGTACAGAAGGAATCGTAGGCACATTCTGCCTGTAGCTGAGCCCGTCCCGTCACACACCTCCACAAGTGACACTGATCATcaggacacaggacttgagttcaCAGATTGTAACACACAGGAATCACTGAACAGTGAACACATGAGGGCTGATGTTCCCACAGCTAAACTGCTGCCAGACACTCCTGAGAGTGTCTACAGGACACGCTCAGGCCGTGCTATCAAGCCTAATCCCAAATACAGAGACTGAAACTTTGTCATGTATGCATAAGCATACCACTCTGAGAACAATGACTCTAAACTGTTAGTTCACACAGTTATGCCATATTGAGGCCTAAAGTTTTGTTGCATAGTGCAAATGTATTCTATTCTAGTAATCTACTTGTTACGGTAGTAATTACTGAGTTAAATGCTGCACTCCTTCTTTGAGATAGCCTCTGTGTTCATCAGTTACTAAATGCACACATAGTTTGATAATGTGTAAATTTGCAGCATCCTGTATGTTCTGTCATATGTGCTCAGTATAACAGTTTTGTTCACTACTGTAGGAAGAGCTAAAGAAAGGGGATGTAGAGTATTCGCATTTGGTCTCTTTGGTCCTTCTGCAGACACCGTACCGGATGTAGGGATCTACATGCGGCACACGAGTAGTGTTGTGATAACTACCAGGTGTATGTATGTTGCTCCGTTACTATCAAGGTTATTAAACCAAGTTCTATAACAAACATGACTCGTTTATGAGAACATCAAACAgtttgtaacggaatacatgtaacggtgttacgtaatcagaatacaaaaatcaagtaactgtattcagctcgcgttccatttgaaaaacgagtaatctgattacagttactttcgtaaacctgaagtgaatacattttggattacttattggaattattggtggaaagatttcctctcaacatttaatattcattactagtatgtacagccgaatcatcacagtccacaaaacctattaccgccgcagatggaccaaaaaagcgtttgaaaaaagatCGCGGGTCTGCTCGCTctgtgaaacaataacaacgaaacatggaggaacaaaagtctgcgtttaaatcgcgtttAAACAAGCATGAATCATGTTTGGTGTAATTACTTCCGTTGTGTGGTTTTTAAAACAATAGTTGCCCTCATTAACATTTTTAGGTAATATTCTTCAGATATtttcagaaaatgaatgttattatattacatttaacAATGTTATGTATACAATAGTTTTGCATTCTATTGGTGTTAGCatcttacatttttatatatttgtttagttACTTGATGGTTACTAGAATGTTTATTACACTTTCTGCAACACTGATTGGGCCACGTTTATCTGAGTCTAAATTATATTAATGTATTACCATATGTTGGACTAAAACATGTGGTTCTCTTTCAAATGTAACAGAAATAGATTGTGACAGCACCGCCTtatataataatagatttaatttgttagcgcttttacaggtgctcaaagacgctttacatatatagtgaagagaaaataaaataaaataaaggaacaacaaataaatatatagttaaagtcaaataatacaaaaacaatcacacattaaaagccagattgaagaggtgagtttttgtaagttttttgaaggtggtgaggtcagtgcagtctctgatgggttatAGAATGGGTCATATATAATAGAAAACATTGATAACTAAAGGGGTGAAAGGGTTTCAATTGAATTGTGTAATATTTTACATGTCCAGTTGTACGAATGTGGTCATTTTGCCTAATATCTGTCTCATCACGCACCCTGCTGATCAAACAGACAACATGCTGCTCTCTCTGCTGGGCTACTCCGGCTCTGAGGATAAAGGTCGCGTCCTCCTGACAACAGAGGAGGCTGTGCAGCTGCTCCTCAGCCGGCTCCAGGTCAGTCAGGATACTCAATGTCTCAGCATGTGATCCTACCATATGTGGGAGGTCTTGCACTCCTTAAAGGCCTTTTTACCTACTTTTGAATGTTAGACTTTCTCCCTCACTTGCATTTAATGTTGTTTGCCCCTCAATAATACCATTGAAATTGGAACTTGAGTGCATTTCTCAAGGTATCGTTAGAAAGCTTAAATACCTTTTTAAACCTTGGCCAGCCTTAGTCACATTCATACATTTAACCATAACTGTTCCAAGAAGGCCTTAAGGAATAGTTTTCTTGGACCAACACTATTTATCAGCATTTATCCTCTCAATTACCATGACAGGAACCTTCATTTGTTTATTAAAACAAAAGCAAAATAAACTCTTGTGTTTAAAATAGAATAAGTATTATCATTAAAATATAGTGAGCACATACAGAATGGCCCCTTTCTCTTtgttataataaatatgtataccaTTGTATTGTGTTATTATTACTCTATTTGCCATGAGTCTTTATAATTAGGACATAGTTACAGTTTAGATCCTTCACTCTTGATAATGAGACAGGGTGGATCAGAAAACCAGTTATCCTCCTCTCTATACTGTACCTCCACCTCCTCCATGCTGTACTGTAAGGACATACCTGTGCAGTGTAGGCCTATTGCGATATTGACTTTAACATGTGAGATAGACCAGTTCTGTTTGCAGTTGTCAGTGACTTGTGAGAAGCAGACTGCAAGCAAAGAAAGATTGTCTACACCAAAAAGTAGACCTCCTTCAGCAGGTTTCCTATTTCTTTTCGATCTGTGGATtttgaagtattcagatctatACTTCCGAGAGAATTTGGGTTATTTATAGCAACGTATTGGATCATGTttatcacagtaaatatgtaatcATGTGTCAAAGTagttaaagtattattatttgtacaaGCTGCACAGTTTTACTCTTTGTGGGTGTATTACTTCAATTGTAAGTAACAGGTGTTTAGAAATGAGTCTTTGCCTGGAGGGGATCAAAAAAATACATTCGGAAATCCCAAATGTTATATTACAAAAAAGGTGATACTCCTGATGTTGTGTTTTAGTCTCTGACATTATGATGACACGAGTGACACTTTTAATTTTAAGACACACATATTTAGATTATTTATTTCCCTCTTCGTACTACCCAAAGAGACCCTGCATAAGGTGGCATCGATTTGACAATGTAATGTCGAGGAACTAtagttatttttcttttgttgtcTTGTGGTTGACCATAAACGTAAGTAGTACATAACTTTAATTCCACATCCTGTAGTGTATTGATTTATAATGTGACTCATACTGTACATCTTCTGGTCTCATTAATCCACTTACAAATGGAAATGCCATTGTTGTCCACAAGTCAAATATTGATCCATGTTACCTGTCTTTGTCCTAACAAACAGATTTTGTTAACTCTTGCTGTTACCGTTGGTTGGTTGGTAGGTTCATAGAGAGATGTGATAACAAAATGAACGAtctaatgtaatgtttttatttgtacaaAATCTTGTTTTAATATTAATAGGCTTAGTGTACATCAGGGTCATGCTGGAAATAATAAAAGTCACAGGATTCAGATAGTGTACAGTATACATCTTTctgaaaaaatgtaaaaaaaagaagacaggaaaaaaagaagatGGGGAGGTATAAGTGTAAATTAATTTCAAATAAGCACAGCCAATTATTGGTATTGATgaaaggttagggttaggggtgtTTGACACAACCACATCATGCGATCACATGAGAGAgctcctcctcgactcctcgaagCTCAGGGACAGAGTTACTGTTCCACTGCCGAAGCTCATCCTTGGTTTGTGCTTTCCTGCATCGCTGTCCTTGCCGTTGGTCTTGAGGCTGATGGATGAGGACGGGCTCGAGGCAGAAGATCCACCAATGCTACCGGATTTCTTTCTTGCAGCCGTATTATGTTTCAGTGTAGCTTTGGCAGCTACTTTGAAAGCGTGGGCCGCGGTGCTGCATCGGACTTCCTCAGTGGTGTTACTGGAGGGTTTGAAGAGGATGATGTAGACCTTGTTGAAGAAGATACAGGCCAGCATCCCAAAGCTGGATGCCAGTATAGCAATGACTTCCACAGCTGAAACAAACTTGCCGTAAGTACTAAAGTACGCAGGTATAAAAGAGATCCAAACAATAAAGAATATGAGCATGCTAAAGGTGATGAACTTTGCCTCTGTAAAGTTTTCTGGAAGTTTCCGAGATttgaatgcaaaaaaaaaacatatagctgcCAGGAGGCACGTGTAGCCAATAAGAAACCCAAGAGCCATCACAGATCCCTCATTGCAGGTGATAAAAATGATTTCATCAATGTCGTGATTCCTGTAGCTGGAAGGAGGGGCGTTGTAAAGCCACACCACACATATCATGACTTGGACAAATGTGCACAGAAACACCAGCAGGAACTGCAGGTTCAATCCCCACCATTTACGATGGAGACTTGTGGGGATCTTGGCTTCAAATAccaaaagtactctgtttgttttCACAAGGATGCAGGAGATACAGAGAACAAAGCTGATACCAAAGGCAGGTTGACGTAAACGACATGTCCAATCCTGTGGCTCTCCAATGAAGACGAGGGAGCTGGAGAAGCAACAGATCAGTGAGAATAGGAGGACGTAGGACAGTTCTCTGTTCGTGGCCTTCACTATTGGGGTGTTGCGAAATCTGACAAAGACTCCCATCACAAACGCTGTCATGAACACACCCAGTACTGCACATATGGCCAAAGCTATCCCGAATGGCTCTGTCCAGGAGAGAAACTCGATTTCCTTCAGGAGGCAGAATGTGTGGTTCCCATTGGACCAAGAGTTATAGGGACACTTGATGCAAACACCGGCATCTGTATAAAAACAAAAGTAATTTGTGTCAGAATGGCAACATTAGAAAGGTTTTACATTAGTAGATTGGGAATGTTTGTCATTCCGATACCTTTATGATTACTGTACTCTCCATCTGAGCACTCAGTGCATTCAAAGCAGCATGTGGGCATACTGTCGATGATCCCCTTTCTGGTACCAGGTTCACAGTCCTCACTACAATTAGAGAATGGCACCTATAGGATGTAAAGGTGAGAACAAACAGTTGTAACGTTCAAATATCATTGGTATAGGGTTTTATAAACAAAGTGTGACTTTGCAAAAGGCTTATCTTTTTTTAAGGGACATTATATGGTTTTACTACTAAGTCAGCTGTGATGTAACGGAAGGAAGTAAGGGACGAGGGGTTATGATATTTAGATTAAGGACCTAAGAAAATGAAAAACCTTAGACTACCAGGAGTTCTCCTGATCTGGGTAAATTGGTGTGTGAATATTCCCCAGCATACAAacttacagacacacacactcttaaacTAATTACACATAATGCAATGTGACAGCAGTTACATTGTTATTTATCAGCGAATTCTGCCACTCCCCTCAGCTAAAACAAGTGTTTTAGTATCTTTTAtcccattgtttttgttttattacacCTCACACTTACTGATTAGTTCACTCCCACCACTCTTTGTGATTTTGTTTACAGCTCTGGTGAAACCACTGTATGCAATCTGCCCTATTTGAGCGGCTAGCACTTAATTAGTATTTGCTTACAATATTATCAGGTAATAATACAATGTTGTATTTACAGCTAGTTCTACTGCCTCCAAGTGAACATACCAAATACCAAGTCCCATTGTTGGTCCAAGGGCTAAGATCATCTTAGCCTTAATGTTAAAATATGGCCCGGCAGCAGTCGTAACAATGTACATTTGCAACAGTTTCAATAATTTTTTGATAATTAGGAAGATCATTTCAGGGTAATGAAAAATACACCAAATGACAGTGGGAAACCGAATATGTTACTATAATGAGGAGATCCTCTAAAAACAGTTAGACTGACCTCAGAGCTGTATCCATTCCACAAAATCTGAGTCTTATCGATAAACAGTTTGGCCCCCCTCTTGATGTGCATGTTGTAGTATCCAACCTCCTGAAACAACACAGAGCCGTCCTCAGCAGACCTGTGCCAGTTTATGATGGTGTAGTTTGCTGCCAAGTCTGCGTTCTCATCAAAGTGCATCTTTTCGCCCATACTGTTGGTGTAGTTCAAGTGTCTGAGCTGCTTCAGGACCTAAGAGACAGAACCACACATTTTAATGCTTCAAAATGGTAAATTACTAGGAATGTCATTGCTTTGTTTTGAGGTATTTGTGCAACATTTTACCTGCCATGCTTCCATTTTCTTTAAATCTGCACATGAATGGTTGGCAAACAGTCCTTGTCCATGTGTGCAGATGAGTATGTCTTGTAGGGCCTGTGCAATGGAATAAACTGCAACATACACATTATAGGAGATACGAAGGTGTGTGAAGTCCAGGTATGGGGTCTCAACATTCGTGATGTCTTCTTCACCAGTACACAAAGGCCTGAAACTAGTGCTGCCATTCTCACTCTCATGCTGCCTCGGGCTGTCCTCAAGATAGCAGTTAAAGGTTTCTTCCCAAAACTCCCTGACAAATTCATTATGACTGTCTCTCTTTGGTTTGACTTGTTGTAAGAACCCTCTAAAGCCAGGTATATGCCCTGCCTTTAGGGCAACACCAATAGTCCCCGCTACAACATCAAGATACTCTGGTTTAGCAATGAGAGAGGAGCTAGCCCACGCTTCACTGGCTAACCAGGTGCGATCTGTGATGTTTCTCCTCACCATCTCTTTGATTAAAGGCTCCACATCTGGGCCGCTGGCAAACACAACAATGACTTTAGCGGTGGAGTTCTCAATCCTGTCAGCCAGTGCTTGGATTTCATGATCCTCAAAGTACTGAGAAATGAGTTCATTAAGGTGAATGCAGATATCTCGCTCTTCCATCTCCTTCTCAAACTTCTCGATGCCTGGGCGTCCGTAGTCATCATCTGAAGCCACAGCAATGACCCAGTTCCACTCAAAGTACTCAATGATGTCTGCCATGGCTGTGGCCTGGTACTCGTCAGTAGGAATGGTTCTCATGAAGGACTTGTACTGATTCTTGTTGCTCAGTAGGCGACTAGAAGAGGCATAGCTGATCTGAAACGGGAAAGATTTCACGTAATTCAACATAAAGGTTTATCAAGTTGGTGATAGAACATCATCCAGGAGGCCGATTAAATGTTTTATCGAGTGCACATTTATTGTCGACAACATTTTCAGGATGCAGGTGAAGTGTTTtgtgagactcacctgaggaaTATAGAAAAGACCCAGTAGGTTTGCGACAGCTGTAGAGACGGCAGACCCGGCTGCTCCTACTACTGCTATGGTGGCTGGGATGTGATCAGTGCAGTTACAAAATTCATCTAAATTCAGGGAGTCTATCTTATTTTGGGCCACAAAGCTAAGCGTAGCTTCCAGGGCTTTTGACACTGTGTTGCATGTGTCAAAGATCCTGTAGCCCAGGGTGATGTTAGGCAGGAGGTCACTGCTGTTGTTTATCTCGTCAATCGCAAAAATCATGGCCTGAACCCAACGGAAACCACGGAAATTGAACCTGTGGAAGCCAAAAACAGGTGGATTTTAGACAATTTGAGCAGACTCATTCAGTAAAATCATAAAAACCTGTTTCATAATTTTACCTGACACACTGTGTGGATTCAGGCCGAGCGGCGAGGTCTTGGTCTTTGGATGCGACTCCAAAGTGGATGGGGAAAAGACCTCCGAGCAAAATATCCCCGGTCTTCTGAGCTCTCTGATGGGGCCCGTAGGTTGAAATCACATAACTGGACCCCATCACGATCAGGTAATACAGAACAAATCTCATCTTGTCTTTCTAATGGACAGGATTATTTTTCTACAACTCCCTGGAGTGAC belongs to Pseudochaenichthys georgianus chromosome 14, fPseGeo1.2, whole genome shotgun sequence and includes:
- the casr gene encoding extracellular calcium-sensing receptor, with product MRFVLYYLIVMGSSYVISTYGPHQRAQKTGDILLGGLFPIHFGVASKDQDLAARPESTQCVRFNFRGFRWVQAMIFAIDEINNSSDLLPNITLGYRIFDTCNTVSKALEATLSFVAQNKIDSLNLDEFCNCTDHIPATIAVVGAAGSAVSTAVANLLGLFYIPQISYASSSRLLSNKNQYKSFMRTIPTDEYQATAMADIIEYFEWNWVIAVASDDDYGRPGIEKFEKEMEERDICIHLNELISQYFEDHEIQALADRIENSTAKVIVVFASGPDVEPLIKEMVRRNITDRTWLASEAWASSSLIAKPEYLDVVAGTIGVALKAGHIPGFRGFLQQVKPKRDSHNEFVREFWEETFNCYLEDSPRQHESENGSTSFRPLCTGEEDITNVETPYLDFTHLRISYNVYVAVYSIAQALQDILICTHGQGLFANHSCADLKKMEAWQVLKQLRHLNYTNSMGEKMHFDENADLAANYTIINWHRSAEDGSVLFQEVGYYNMHIKRGAKLFIDKTQILWNGYSSEVPFSNCSEDCEPGTRKGIIDSMPTCCFECTECSDGEYSNHKDAGVCIKCPYNSWSNGNHTFCLLKEIEFLSWTEPFGIALAICAVLGVFMTAFVMGVFVRFRNTPIVKATNRELSYVLLFSLICCFSSSLVFIGEPQDWTCRLRQPAFGISFVLCISCILVKTNRVLLVFEAKIPTSLHRKWWGLNLQFLLVFLCTFVQVMICVVWLYNAPPSSYRNHDIDEIIFITCNEGSVMALGFLIGYTCLLAAICFFFAFKSRKLPENFTEAKFITFSMLIFFIVWISFIPAYFSTYGKFVSAVEVIAILASSFGMLACIFFNKVYIILFKPSSNTTEEVRCSTAAHAFKVAAKATLKHNTAARKKSGSIGGSSASSPSSSISLKTNGKDSDAGKHKPRMSFGSGTVTLSLSFEESRRSSLM